The proteins below come from a single Syntrophales bacterium genomic window:
- a CDS encoding CDP-alcohol phosphatidyltransferase family protein, with the protein MVNLDQWRKKAGLLITTPLVQVLGKSRLKPDTLTFTGLVISFGAAYFLARGDFFSGGVLVLVSGLFDLVDGALARFNNQATKFGAVLDSTFDRLSEAVILCGLVIWYIPTVSTLGIVLIFAVLIGSFLVSYIKAKAEGLGLACQVGLFTRAERVIVLTVGLLCGQVLITLWILLVFVYVTVIQRLLYVKKERAKR; encoded by the coding sequence ATGGTGAATTTAGATCAGTGGAGAAAAAAAGCCGGCCTGCTAATCACTACCCCCCTGGTGCAAGTTCTGGGTAAAAGCAGACTAAAACCCGATACTCTTACTTTCACCGGTCTAGTGATAAGTTTTGGAGCAGCTTACTTTCTTGCCAGGGGAGATTTTTTTTCTGGTGGGGTTCTGGTTCTCGTCTCCGGCTTATTTGATCTCGTGGACGGGGCACTGGCCCGTTTTAACAACCAGGCTACAAAGTTCGGCGCCGTCCTGGATTCCACGTTTGACCGTCTCTCTGAAGCAGTAATACTTTGCGGCTTAGTGATCTGGTATATACCAACGGTGAGCACTCTGGGAATTGTCCTTATTTTTGCTGTCTTAATCGGCTCTTTTCTTGTCAGCTATATAAAGGCCAAGGCAGAGGGCCTGGGTTTGGCATGCCAGGTTGGTTTGTTTACCAGAGCGGAAAGGGTTATAGTATTAACAGTGGGTCTGCTTTGCGGTCAGGTTTTGATTACTCTATGGATCTTGCTTGTCTTTGTCTATGTCACTGTAATTCAAAGGCTACTTTATGTAAAGAAGGAAAGGGCTAAAAGATAA
- a CDS encoding inositol-3-phosphate synthase encodes MGTINVAIIGVGNCASSLVQGVYHYKNAKEEEFVPGLMHVNLGGYHVSDINFVAAFDIDKNKVGKDLAEAIFTPPNNTIKFCDVPKTGIPVHRGMTHDGLGKYLSRIITKAPGATADIVGILKDTKTDVVLSFLPVGSEMATKWYVEQILTAGCGFINCMPVFIARESYWQKRFAEKGLPVIGDDIKSQVGATIIHRVLTRLFRDRGVKLERTYQLNFGGNMDFYNMLERERLESKKISKTNAVLSQLDYNIGSDNIHVGPSDYVPWLTDRKFCYIKMEGRTFGDVPLNLELKLEVWDSPNSAGVVIDAIRCCKLALERGLSGAMVATSAYFMKSPPIQYSDDEAHLRTEAFITGKEQEGPITLPEK; translated from the coding sequence ATGGGAACGATAAACGTAGCAATCATTGGCGTGGGAAATTGCGCCTCTTCCCTGGTTCAGGGCGTTTACCATTATAAAAATGCTAAGGAAGAAGAGTTTGTCCCGGGATTGATGCATGTTAATTTGGGAGGCTACCATGTTTCCGATATCAATTTCGTAGCCGCATTTGATATTGATAAAAACAAGGTGGGGAAGGACTTAGCTGAGGCTATCTTCACACCGCCTAACAACACTATTAAATTTTGTGATGTGCCCAAAACAGGTATCCCCGTTCACCGTGGCATGACCCATGATGGATTGGGCAAATATCTATCCCGCATTATCACCAAAGCGCCAGGGGCCACGGCCGATATCGTGGGCATCCTCAAAGATACCAAAACCGATGTAGTGCTTAGTTTTCTGCCCGTCGGGAGCGAAATGGCCACTAAGTGGTATGTAGAACAGATACTGACCGCCGGCTGCGGCTTTATCAATTGTATGCCTGTTTTCATTGCCAGGGAGTCCTACTGGCAAAAAAGATTTGCCGAAAAAGGTTTGCCCGTGATAGGCGACGATATTAAATCTCAGGTTGGAGCTACCATCATTCATCGCGTTCTAACCAGGCTCTTCCGCGACCGAGGTGTCAAACTGGAGCGGACTTACCAGTTAAATTTTGGCGGTAACATGGACTTTTATAATATGCTGGAACGTGAGCGCCTCGAATCCAAGAAAATATCCAAAACCAATGCTGTTCTCTCACAGCTCGACTATAATATCGGCAGTGATAACATCCATGTTGGCCCCAGTGATTACGTGCCCTGGTTAACAGACCGGAAATTCTGCTATATAAAAATGGAGGGGCGTACTTTTGGCGATGTGCCGCTAAACCTGGAACTGAAGCTGGAGGTATGGGACAGCCCCAATTCCGCAGGGGTTGTTATAGATGCCATAAGATGCTGTAAGTTAGCTCTCGAACGTGGTTTAAGTGGCGCTATGGTGGCCACTTCGGCTTACTTTATGAAATCCCCGCCGATTCAATATTCTGATGACGAAGCTCACTTAAGAACTGAGGCATTTATCACAGGAAAAGAACAGGAAGGGCCAATCACCTTGCCCGAAAAGTAG